The following coding sequences lie in one Notolabrus celidotus isolate fNotCel1 chromosome 20, fNotCel1.pri, whole genome shotgun sequence genomic window:
- the arhgap17b gene encoding rho GTPase-activating protein 17b isoform X4, translating into MKKQFNRMRQLANQTVGRAEKTEVLSDDLLLIERRMELVRSVSHNTHKRLVSCLQGQLGTDTEKRHKKLPLTALSQAMQEGGGQLGDESLIGKMMDVCGEAESRLATELMQHEVQIERDILEPLNQLAELEIPNILKQRKQLAKLVLDYDSAKTRWYQATKSSNQAMASKVDSLKDEMDEAHNKVEICKDQLSADMYNFASKEGDYARYYVMLLEDQAEYHRRSLAALEAAIPTIQIQQDSWMEKPAYGTLLEEHLKRSTREIALPIEACVMMLLETGMKEEGLFRIAAGASKLKKLKAALDCSTSQLEEFYSDPHAVAGALKSYLRELPEPLMTFSLYDEWLQASNVTDSDKRLQALWVTCDRLPKTHKANLRYLVKFLAKLAQDSDVNKMTPSNIAIVLGPNLLWAKTEGTLAEMAAATSVHVVAIIEPIIQHADWFFPEEVDFNVSGMFALPTHPATPDPEPGLERKRPGSLVGQDGDSHTPRKDSPARELMSTPPPQRNGSVHLSVGTPHSQGGSRGPSPHMVRRGTKKQAPAPPKQASPFASQSSNTQTPSSPHHPAVAPRRHPSKDNIIHVPSHPPPQPPQAHQAQGESEPSPPSTPTPPDTPPHDAPHSNPLSYHHSGSLPRPSRPAPKPRPRPNMPPPPQPAANEDGNGLFGSASKIITDV; encoded by the exons ATTGAGAGGCGGATGGAGTTGGTGCGTTCGGTGTCGCACAACACACATAAGAGGCTGGTGTCCTGTCTGCAGGGTCAACtgggcacagacacagagaagagaCAC AAAAAGCTGCCATTGACGGCGCTGTCCCAAGCCATGCAGGAGGGAGGCGGTCAGCTGGGAGACGAGAGTCTGATTGG TAAGATGATGGATGTGTGTGGAGAGGCCGAGAGCAGATTAGCAACCGAGCTTATGCAGCATGAAGTCCAGATCGAGAGAGACATCCTTGAACCTCTAAATCAGCTGGCAGAG CTGGAGATTCCAAATATTTTAAAGCAGAGAAAGCAACTGGCCAAACTGGTTCTGGACTATGACTCAGCCAAGACGAG GTGGTACCAGGCAACAAAGTCCAGCAACCAGGCGATGGCATCTAAGGTGGACTCTCTCAAAGACGAGATGGACGAGGCTCACAATAAAGTAGAAATATGCAAG GACCAGCTTTCTGCAGACATGTACAACTTTGCTTCCAAAGAGGGAGATTATGCGCGTTATTATGTCATG TTATTAGAGGACCAGGCTGAGTACCACAGGAGGTCTCTGGCAGCTCTCGAGGCAGCTATACCAACCATCCAAATACAGCAAG ACTCCTGGATGGAGAAGCCAGCCTATGGAACGCTTCTGGAAGAGCACCTGAAGAGGAGCACCCGTGAGATTGCTCTGCCCATCGAGGCTTGCGTCATGATGCTGCTGGAGACCGGCATGAAGGAGGAG GGTCTCTTCAGGATAGCTGCAGGAGCTTCCAAACTGAAAAAGCTAAAAGCAGCACTGGACTGCTCAACCTCTCAGCTTGAGGAGTTCTACTCTGATCCCCATGCCGTCGCCG GAGCCCTGAAGTCGTACCTTAGGGAACTTCCTGAACCTCTAATGACTTTCAGCTTGTACGACGAGTGGCTGCAGGCCTCCaa tgtgacTGACTCTGACAAGAGGCTGCAGGCCTTGTGGGTGACATGTGACCGTTTACCAAAGACTCACAAAGCAAACCTCAG GTATCTGGTGAAGTTTCTGGCGAAACTGGCTCAGGACAGCGACGTTAATAAGATGACTCCCAGCAACATCGCCATAGTCCTGGGTCCCAACCTGCTCTGGGCAAAGACAGAGGG GACACTGGCAGAAATGGCAGCAGCTACATCTGTCCATGTTGTTGCCATCATTGAGCCCATTATCCAGCACGCTGATTGGTTCTTCCCTGAAG AGGTGGACTTCAACGTTTCAGGCATGTTCGCCCTGCCCACCCACCCAGCCACCCCTGACCCTGAACCCGGCCTGGAGAGGAAACGCCCTGGCAGCCTGGTTGGGCAGGACGGGGACAGTCACACACCCCGTAAAGACAG CCCGGCCCGTGAGCTGATGTCCACCCCCCCTCCCCAGAGGAATGGTTCAGTCCATCTTTCAGTGGGGACCCCTCACTCTCAGGGGGGATCAAGAGGGCCCAGTCCACACATGGTTCGCAGAG GCACTAAGAAGCAGGCCCCCGCCCCGCCTAAACAGGCCAGTCCCTTCGCCTCCCAGTCAAGCAACACCCAAACACCCAGCTCACCTCATCACCCAGCCGTCGCCCCCAGGCGCCACCCCAGCAAAGACAACATAATCCACGTCCCAAGCCACCCGCCCCCGCAGCCTCCTCAGGCCCACCAGGCCCAGGGGGAGTCAGAGCCCTCTCCCCCGAGCACTCCCACCCCTCCAGACACTCCACCTCACGACGCACCACACTCCAACCCCTTGTCTTATCACCACTCCGGGTCCCTCCCTCGCCCCTCTAGGCCGGCCCCAAAGCCTCGCCCCCGACCCAACATGCCCCCGCCACCACAGCCTGCAGCCAATGAGGATGGTAATGGCCTCTTCGGCTCCGCCTCCAAGATCATAACAG ATGTCTGA
- the arhgap17b gene encoding rho GTPase-activating protein 17b isoform X3, whose translation MKKQFNRMRQLANQTVGRAEKTEVLSDDLLLIERRMELVRSVSHNTHKRLVSCLQGQLGTDTEKRHKKLPLTALSQAMQEGGGQLGDESLIGKMMDVCGEAESRLATELMQHEVQIERDILEPLNQLAELEIPNILKQRKQLAKLVLDYDSAKTRWYQATKSSNQAMASKVDSLKDEMDEAHNKVEICKDQLSADMYNFASKEGDYARYYVMLLEDQAEYHRRSLAALEAAIPTIQIQQDSWMEKPAYGTLLEEHLKRSTREIALPIEACVMMLLETGMKEEGLFRIAAGASKLKKLKAALDCSTSQLEEFYSDPHAVAGALKSYLRELPEPLMTFSLYDEWLQASNVTDSDKRLQALWVTCDRLPKTHKANLRYLVKFLAKLAQDSDVNKMTPSNIAIVLGPNLLWAKTEGTLAEMAAATSVHVVAIIEPIIQHADWFFPEEVDFNVSGMFALPTHPATPDPEPGLERKRPGSLVGQDGDSHTPRKDSPARELMSTPPPQRNGSVHLSVGTPHSQGGSRGPSPHMVRRGTKKQAPAPPKQASPFASQSSNTQTPSSPHHPAVAPRRHPSKDNIIHVPSHPPPQPPQAHQAQGESEPSPPSTPTPPDTPPHDAPHSNPLSYHHSGSLPRPSRPAPKPRPRPNMPPPPQPAANEDGNGLFGSASKIITDGGLVLKGISRAFIPEVIVDQQEESSAGQEPSAATATTTASSPTNPEINTESTAL comes from the exons ATTGAGAGGCGGATGGAGTTGGTGCGTTCGGTGTCGCACAACACACATAAGAGGCTGGTGTCCTGTCTGCAGGGTCAACtgggcacagacacagagaagagaCAC AAAAAGCTGCCATTGACGGCGCTGTCCCAAGCCATGCAGGAGGGAGGCGGTCAGCTGGGAGACGAGAGTCTGATTGG TAAGATGATGGATGTGTGTGGAGAGGCCGAGAGCAGATTAGCAACCGAGCTTATGCAGCATGAAGTCCAGATCGAGAGAGACATCCTTGAACCTCTAAATCAGCTGGCAGAG CTGGAGATTCCAAATATTTTAAAGCAGAGAAAGCAACTGGCCAAACTGGTTCTGGACTATGACTCAGCCAAGACGAG GTGGTACCAGGCAACAAAGTCCAGCAACCAGGCGATGGCATCTAAGGTGGACTCTCTCAAAGACGAGATGGACGAGGCTCACAATAAAGTAGAAATATGCAAG GACCAGCTTTCTGCAGACATGTACAACTTTGCTTCCAAAGAGGGAGATTATGCGCGTTATTATGTCATG TTATTAGAGGACCAGGCTGAGTACCACAGGAGGTCTCTGGCAGCTCTCGAGGCAGCTATACCAACCATCCAAATACAGCAAG ACTCCTGGATGGAGAAGCCAGCCTATGGAACGCTTCTGGAAGAGCACCTGAAGAGGAGCACCCGTGAGATTGCTCTGCCCATCGAGGCTTGCGTCATGATGCTGCTGGAGACCGGCATGAAGGAGGAG GGTCTCTTCAGGATAGCTGCAGGAGCTTCCAAACTGAAAAAGCTAAAAGCAGCACTGGACTGCTCAACCTCTCAGCTTGAGGAGTTCTACTCTGATCCCCATGCCGTCGCCG GAGCCCTGAAGTCGTACCTTAGGGAACTTCCTGAACCTCTAATGACTTTCAGCTTGTACGACGAGTGGCTGCAGGCCTCCaa tgtgacTGACTCTGACAAGAGGCTGCAGGCCTTGTGGGTGACATGTGACCGTTTACCAAAGACTCACAAAGCAAACCTCAG GTATCTGGTGAAGTTTCTGGCGAAACTGGCTCAGGACAGCGACGTTAATAAGATGACTCCCAGCAACATCGCCATAGTCCTGGGTCCCAACCTGCTCTGGGCAAAGACAGAGGG GACACTGGCAGAAATGGCAGCAGCTACATCTGTCCATGTTGTTGCCATCATTGAGCCCATTATCCAGCACGCTGATTGGTTCTTCCCTGAAG AGGTGGACTTCAACGTTTCAGGCATGTTCGCCCTGCCCACCCACCCAGCCACCCCTGACCCTGAACCCGGCCTGGAGAGGAAACGCCCTGGCAGCCTGGTTGGGCAGGACGGGGACAGTCACACACCCCGTAAAGACAG CCCGGCCCGTGAGCTGATGTCCACCCCCCCTCCCCAGAGGAATGGTTCAGTCCATCTTTCAGTGGGGACCCCTCACTCTCAGGGGGGATCAAGAGGGCCCAGTCCACACATGGTTCGCAGAG GCACTAAGAAGCAGGCCCCCGCCCCGCCTAAACAGGCCAGTCCCTTCGCCTCCCAGTCAAGCAACACCCAAACACCCAGCTCACCTCATCACCCAGCCGTCGCCCCCAGGCGCCACCCCAGCAAAGACAACATAATCCACGTCCCAAGCCACCCGCCCCCGCAGCCTCCTCAGGCCCACCAGGCCCAGGGGGAGTCAGAGCCCTCTCCCCCGAGCACTCCCACCCCTCCAGACACTCCACCTCACGACGCACCACACTCCAACCCCTTGTCTTATCACCACTCCGGGTCCCTCCCTCGCCCCTCTAGGCCGGCCCCAAAGCCTCGCCCCCGACCCAACATGCCCCCGCCACCACAGCCTGCAGCCAATGAGGATGGTAATGGCCTCTTCGGCTCCGCCTCCAAGATCATAACAG ACGGAGGCCTGGTCCTAAAGGGGATCAGTCGAGCCTTCATCCCCGAGGTGATCGTGGACCAACAAGAGGAGAGCTCTGCTGGTCAAGAGCCCTCCGCCGCCACTGCCACCACCACAGCCTCTTCCCCCACCAACCCTGAGATCAACACAGAGAGCACCGCGCTGTGA
- the arhgap17b gene encoding rho GTPase-activating protein 17b isoform X1: protein MKKQFNRMRQLANQTVGRAEKTEVLSDDLLLIERRMELVRSVSHNTHKRLVSCLQGQLGTDTEKRHKKLPLTALSQAMQEGGGQLGDESLIGKMMDVCGEAESRLATELMQHEVQIERDILEPLNQLAELEIPNILKQRKQLAKLVLDYDSAKTRWYQATKSSNQAMASKVDSLKDEMDEAHNKVEICKDQLSADMYNFASKEGDYARYYVMLLEDQAEYHRRSLAALEAAIPTIQIQQDSWMEKPAYGTLLEEHLKRSTREIALPIEACVMMLLETGMKEEGLFRIAAGASKLKKLKAALDCSTSQLEEFYSDPHAVAGALKSYLRELPEPLMTFSLYDEWLQASNVTDSDKRLQALWVTCDRLPKTHKANLRYLVKFLAKLAQDSDVNKMTPSNIAIVLGPNLLWAKTEGTLAEMAAATSVHVVAIIEPIIQHADWFFPEEVDFNVSGMFALPTHPATPDPEPGLERKRPGSLVGQDGDSHTPRKDSPVNKVPEPAPRRANTVIRKHPHLTSPTFQPPLPPLEAWGAAQTEPLPQVLSLAAHADQPGLSGSGGGGGLGGWVQVASVKPQVVTQISTEENSPARELMSTPPPQRNGSVHLSVGTPHSQGGSRGPSPHMVRRGTKKQAPAPPKQASPFASQSSNTQTPSSPHHPAVAPRRHPSKDNIIHVPSHPPPQPPQAHQAQGESEPSPPSTPTPPDTPPHDAPHSNPLSYHHSGSLPRPSRPAPKPRPRPNMPPPPQPAANEDGNGLFGSASKIITDGGLVLKGISRAFIPEVIVDQQEESSAGQEPSAATATTTASSPTNPEINTESTAL from the exons ATTGAGAGGCGGATGGAGTTGGTGCGTTCGGTGTCGCACAACACACATAAGAGGCTGGTGTCCTGTCTGCAGGGTCAACtgggcacagacacagagaagagaCAC AAAAAGCTGCCATTGACGGCGCTGTCCCAAGCCATGCAGGAGGGAGGCGGTCAGCTGGGAGACGAGAGTCTGATTGG TAAGATGATGGATGTGTGTGGAGAGGCCGAGAGCAGATTAGCAACCGAGCTTATGCAGCATGAAGTCCAGATCGAGAGAGACATCCTTGAACCTCTAAATCAGCTGGCAGAG CTGGAGATTCCAAATATTTTAAAGCAGAGAAAGCAACTGGCCAAACTGGTTCTGGACTATGACTCAGCCAAGACGAG GTGGTACCAGGCAACAAAGTCCAGCAACCAGGCGATGGCATCTAAGGTGGACTCTCTCAAAGACGAGATGGACGAGGCTCACAATAAAGTAGAAATATGCAAG GACCAGCTTTCTGCAGACATGTACAACTTTGCTTCCAAAGAGGGAGATTATGCGCGTTATTATGTCATG TTATTAGAGGACCAGGCTGAGTACCACAGGAGGTCTCTGGCAGCTCTCGAGGCAGCTATACCAACCATCCAAATACAGCAAG ACTCCTGGATGGAGAAGCCAGCCTATGGAACGCTTCTGGAAGAGCACCTGAAGAGGAGCACCCGTGAGATTGCTCTGCCCATCGAGGCTTGCGTCATGATGCTGCTGGAGACCGGCATGAAGGAGGAG GGTCTCTTCAGGATAGCTGCAGGAGCTTCCAAACTGAAAAAGCTAAAAGCAGCACTGGACTGCTCAACCTCTCAGCTTGAGGAGTTCTACTCTGATCCCCATGCCGTCGCCG GAGCCCTGAAGTCGTACCTTAGGGAACTTCCTGAACCTCTAATGACTTTCAGCTTGTACGACGAGTGGCTGCAGGCCTCCaa tgtgacTGACTCTGACAAGAGGCTGCAGGCCTTGTGGGTGACATGTGACCGTTTACCAAAGACTCACAAAGCAAACCTCAG GTATCTGGTGAAGTTTCTGGCGAAACTGGCTCAGGACAGCGACGTTAATAAGATGACTCCCAGCAACATCGCCATAGTCCTGGGTCCCAACCTGCTCTGGGCAAAGACAGAGGG GACACTGGCAGAAATGGCAGCAGCTACATCTGTCCATGTTGTTGCCATCATTGAGCCCATTATCCAGCACGCTGATTGGTTCTTCCCTGAAG AGGTGGACTTCAACGTTTCAGGCATGTTCGCCCTGCCCACCCACCCAGCCACCCCTGACCCTGAACCCGGCCTGGAGAGGAAACGCCCTGGCAGCCTGGTTGGGCAGGACGGGGACAGTCACACACCCCGTAAAGACAG CCCTGTTAACAAAGTGCCGGAGCCCGCTCCACGTAGAGCCAACACTGTTATTAGAAAGCATCCACATCTAACCTCACCCACCTTCCAACCCCCACTGCCCCCTCTGGAAGCCTGGGGCGCTGCTCAGACTGAGCCCCTGCCCCAGGTCCTGTCCCTGGCTGCGCATGCCGATCAGCCTGGCCTGAGTGGtagtggaggtggtggtggtctGGGAGGTTGGGTCCAGGTAGCCTCAGTGAAACCTCAGGTTGTAACGCAGATCAGCACGGAAGAGAACAG CCCGGCCCGTGAGCTGATGTCCACCCCCCCTCCCCAGAGGAATGGTTCAGTCCATCTTTCAGTGGGGACCCCTCACTCTCAGGGGGGATCAAGAGGGCCCAGTCCACACATGGTTCGCAGAG GCACTAAGAAGCAGGCCCCCGCCCCGCCTAAACAGGCCAGTCCCTTCGCCTCCCAGTCAAGCAACACCCAAACACCCAGCTCACCTCATCACCCAGCCGTCGCCCCCAGGCGCCACCCCAGCAAAGACAACATAATCCACGTCCCAAGCCACCCGCCCCCGCAGCCTCCTCAGGCCCACCAGGCCCAGGGGGAGTCAGAGCCCTCTCCCCCGAGCACTCCCACCCCTCCAGACACTCCACCTCACGACGCACCACACTCCAACCCCTTGTCTTATCACCACTCCGGGTCCCTCCCTCGCCCCTCTAGGCCGGCCCCAAAGCCTCGCCCCCGACCCAACATGCCCCCGCCACCACAGCCTGCAGCCAATGAGGATGGTAATGGCCTCTTCGGCTCCGCCTCCAAGATCATAACAG ACGGAGGCCTGGTCCTAAAGGGGATCAGTCGAGCCTTCATCCCCGAGGTGATCGTGGACCAACAAGAGGAGAGCTCTGCTGGTCAAGAGCCCTCCGCCGCCACTGCCACCACCACAGCCTCTTCCCCCACCAACCCTGAGATCAACACAGAGAGCACCGCGCTGTGA
- the arhgap17b gene encoding rho GTPase-activating protein 17b isoform X2: MKKQFNRMRQLANQTVGRAEKTEVLSDDLLLIERRMELVRSVSHNTHKRLVSCLQGQLGTDTEKRHKKLPLTALSQAMQEGGGQLGDESLIGKMMDVCGEAESRLATELMQHEVQIERDILEPLNQLAELEIPNILKQRKQLAKLVLDYDSAKTRWYQATKSSNQAMASKVDSLKDEMDEAHNKVEICKDQLSADMYNFASKEGDYARYYVMLLEDQAEYHRRSLAALEAAIPTIQIQQDSWMEKPAYGTLLEEHLKRSTREIALPIEACVMMLLETGMKEEGLFRIAAGASKLKKLKAALDCSTSQLEEFYSDPHAVAGALKSYLRELPEPLMTFSLYDEWLQASNVTDSDKRLQALWVTCDRLPKTHKANLRYLVKFLAKLAQDSDVNKMTPSNIAIVLGPNLLWAKTEGTLAEMAAATSVHVVAIIEPIIQHADWFFPEEVDFNVSGMFALPTHPATPDPEPGLERKRPGSLVGQDGDSHTPRKDSPVNKVPEPAPRRANTVIRKHPHLTSPTFQPPLPPLEAWGAAQTEPLPQVLSLAAHADQPGLSGSGGGGGLGGWVQVASVKPQVVTQISTEENSPARELMSTPPPQRNGSVHLSVGTPHSQGGSRGPSPHMVRRGTKKQAPAPPKQASPFASQSSNTQTPSSPHHPAVAPRRHPSKDNIIHVPSHPPPQPPQAHQAQGESEPSPPSTPTPPDTPPHDAPHSNPLSYHHSGSLPRPSRPAPKPRPRPNMPPPPQPAANEDGNGLFGSASKIITDV; encoded by the exons ATTGAGAGGCGGATGGAGTTGGTGCGTTCGGTGTCGCACAACACACATAAGAGGCTGGTGTCCTGTCTGCAGGGTCAACtgggcacagacacagagaagagaCAC AAAAAGCTGCCATTGACGGCGCTGTCCCAAGCCATGCAGGAGGGAGGCGGTCAGCTGGGAGACGAGAGTCTGATTGG TAAGATGATGGATGTGTGTGGAGAGGCCGAGAGCAGATTAGCAACCGAGCTTATGCAGCATGAAGTCCAGATCGAGAGAGACATCCTTGAACCTCTAAATCAGCTGGCAGAG CTGGAGATTCCAAATATTTTAAAGCAGAGAAAGCAACTGGCCAAACTGGTTCTGGACTATGACTCAGCCAAGACGAG GTGGTACCAGGCAACAAAGTCCAGCAACCAGGCGATGGCATCTAAGGTGGACTCTCTCAAAGACGAGATGGACGAGGCTCACAATAAAGTAGAAATATGCAAG GACCAGCTTTCTGCAGACATGTACAACTTTGCTTCCAAAGAGGGAGATTATGCGCGTTATTATGTCATG TTATTAGAGGACCAGGCTGAGTACCACAGGAGGTCTCTGGCAGCTCTCGAGGCAGCTATACCAACCATCCAAATACAGCAAG ACTCCTGGATGGAGAAGCCAGCCTATGGAACGCTTCTGGAAGAGCACCTGAAGAGGAGCACCCGTGAGATTGCTCTGCCCATCGAGGCTTGCGTCATGATGCTGCTGGAGACCGGCATGAAGGAGGAG GGTCTCTTCAGGATAGCTGCAGGAGCTTCCAAACTGAAAAAGCTAAAAGCAGCACTGGACTGCTCAACCTCTCAGCTTGAGGAGTTCTACTCTGATCCCCATGCCGTCGCCG GAGCCCTGAAGTCGTACCTTAGGGAACTTCCTGAACCTCTAATGACTTTCAGCTTGTACGACGAGTGGCTGCAGGCCTCCaa tgtgacTGACTCTGACAAGAGGCTGCAGGCCTTGTGGGTGACATGTGACCGTTTACCAAAGACTCACAAAGCAAACCTCAG GTATCTGGTGAAGTTTCTGGCGAAACTGGCTCAGGACAGCGACGTTAATAAGATGACTCCCAGCAACATCGCCATAGTCCTGGGTCCCAACCTGCTCTGGGCAAAGACAGAGGG GACACTGGCAGAAATGGCAGCAGCTACATCTGTCCATGTTGTTGCCATCATTGAGCCCATTATCCAGCACGCTGATTGGTTCTTCCCTGAAG AGGTGGACTTCAACGTTTCAGGCATGTTCGCCCTGCCCACCCACCCAGCCACCCCTGACCCTGAACCCGGCCTGGAGAGGAAACGCCCTGGCAGCCTGGTTGGGCAGGACGGGGACAGTCACACACCCCGTAAAGACAG CCCTGTTAACAAAGTGCCGGAGCCCGCTCCACGTAGAGCCAACACTGTTATTAGAAAGCATCCACATCTAACCTCACCCACCTTCCAACCCCCACTGCCCCCTCTGGAAGCCTGGGGCGCTGCTCAGACTGAGCCCCTGCCCCAGGTCCTGTCCCTGGCTGCGCATGCCGATCAGCCTGGCCTGAGTGGtagtggaggtggtggtggtctGGGAGGTTGGGTCCAGGTAGCCTCAGTGAAACCTCAGGTTGTAACGCAGATCAGCACGGAAGAGAACAG CCCGGCCCGTGAGCTGATGTCCACCCCCCCTCCCCAGAGGAATGGTTCAGTCCATCTTTCAGTGGGGACCCCTCACTCTCAGGGGGGATCAAGAGGGCCCAGTCCACACATGGTTCGCAGAG GCACTAAGAAGCAGGCCCCCGCCCCGCCTAAACAGGCCAGTCCCTTCGCCTCCCAGTCAAGCAACACCCAAACACCCAGCTCACCTCATCACCCAGCCGTCGCCCCCAGGCGCCACCCCAGCAAAGACAACATAATCCACGTCCCAAGCCACCCGCCCCCGCAGCCTCCTCAGGCCCACCAGGCCCAGGGGGAGTCAGAGCCCTCTCCCCCGAGCACTCCCACCCCTCCAGACACTCCACCTCACGACGCACCACACTCCAACCCCTTGTCTTATCACCACTCCGGGTCCCTCCCTCGCCCCTCTAGGCCGGCCCCAAAGCCTCGCCCCCGACCCAACATGCCCCCGCCACCACAGCCTGCAGCCAATGAGGATGGTAATGGCCTCTTCGGCTCCGCCTCCAAGATCATAACAG ATGTCTGA
- the slc5a11 gene encoding sodium/myo-inositol cotransporter 2, producing the protein MDPTYNPKTSMPPSSSPATGGTISLVAVDIVVLVVYFLLVLAVGFWSMFRTNRSTVDGYFLAGKSMTWWPVGASLFASNIGSGHFIGLAGSGAAAGIGAIAYEWNGMLMVLLLGWLFLPIYIASGVTTMPEYLQRRFGGRRTQLFITILSLFIYIFTKISVDMYAGALFIQLALNWNIYLAVILLLSITALYTVTGGLAAVIYTDAAQTVIMLAGSLTLMGFSFAEVGGWNALMEGYFKAIPSIRVPDSTCGIPRADAFHIFRDPVNSDLPWPGVIIGMSIPSMWYWCSDQVIVQRSLAAKNLTHAKGGSLLAAYLKILPFFVIMLPGMISRILYTDDVACADPELCEKICQNPVGCTDTAYARLVMELLPTGLRGLMMAVMIAALMSSLTSIFNSSSTIFTMDLWKSFRTNASEWELMVVGRVFVLVLVVVSVLWIPVVQASQGGQLFIYIQSISTYLQPPVSIIFLMGCFWKRANEKGAFWGLAIGLVIGCIRMLLDFIYPAPLCYEDDDRPEVLKYVHYLYFSTLLSCITLAVVVVVSLATEEPKPEQISRLTWFTRFDPVEPKEQVFSVEQSKKTEVITTPPNKAGVTEKEQESTNGQEHHQRRDSSSSTSSIQSQSRLMRALYWLCGIERKNQGDDNTGRPLVPEQTIGSLEENPSLKLAVNINLLICLAVICFIIGYWA; encoded by the exons ATGGATCCTACGTACAACCCAAAGACCAGCATGCCCCCCTCTTCATCACCTGCCACAGGGGGCACAATTTCTCTGGTTGCTGTGGACATAGTGGTGCTGGTTGTCTACTTTTTACTGGTTCTGGCTGTTGGCTTTTGG TCTATGTTTAGGACAAATCGCAGCACAGTGGATGGTTACTTCCTGGCTGGGAAGAGCATGACTTGGTGGCCG gtgGGTGCATCACTGTTTGCCAGTAACATTGGCAGTGGACATTTCATCGGCCTGGCAGGgtcaggagctgctgcaggaattGGGGCTATTGCATATGAGTGGAAT GGTATGCTGATGGTGCTGCTACTAGGTTGGCTCTTCTTGCCTATTTATATCGCCTCTGGG GTTACAACCATGCCAGAATATTTGCAGAGGCGGTTTGGCGGCAGAAGAACACAGTTATTTATAACCATCCTGTCCTTATTTAtctacattttcacaaagataTCA GTGGACATGTATGCAGGTGCACTGTTTATTCAGCTGGCTTTAAATTGGAACATCTACCTGGCTGTGATTTTGCTGCTATCAATCACTGCTCTCTACACTGTAACAG GTGGTCTTGCTGCTGTTATCTACACAGATGCTGCTCAAACAGTAATCATGCTGGCTGGATCTCTCACCCTCATGGGCTTCA GCTTCGCGGAGGTCGGAGGCTGGAATGCTCTGATGGAGGGATACTTTAAGGCCATCCCTTCGATCCGTGTGCCCGACTCAACCTGTGGCATCCCTCGAGCAGACGCCTTCCACATCTTCAGAGACCCGGTGAACTCTGACCTACCCTGGCCTGGGGTCATCATTGGCATGTCCATCCCCTCCATGTGGTACTGGTGTTCTGATCAG GTGATTGTGCAGCGATCCTTGGCTGCAAAGAACCTGACTCATGCCAAAGGTGGCTCACTCTTGGCTGCGTATCTCAAgattctgcctttctttgtcatCATGCTGCCTGGCATGATCAGCAGGATACTTTACACAG ATGATGTGGCGTGTGCAGACCCTGAGCTGTGTGAAAAGATTTGTCAAAACCCAGTGGGTTGTACAGACACCGCCTATGCCAGGCTGGTGATGGAGCTGCTGCCTACAG GGCTTAGAGGTTTGATGATGGCGGTGATGATTGCTGCCCTCATGTCCTCACTGACCTCCATCTTCAACAGCTCCAGCACTATTTTCACCATGGACCTGTGGAAGAGTTTCAGGACAAATGCTTCAGAGTGGGAACTGATGGTTGTGGGCAG GGTGTTTGTACTTGTACTGGTAGTGGTGTCGGTGCTGTGGATTCCTGTCGTCCAGGCCAGTCAGGGTGGACAGCTCTTCATCTACATCCAGTCTATCAGCACCTACCTCCAGCCTCCAGTCTCCATTATCTTCCTCATGGGCTGCTTTTGGAAGAGGGCCAATGAGAAG GGTGCGTTCTGGGGTCTGGCTATCGGCCTGGTGATTGGTTGCATCCGCATGTTGTTGGACTTCATTTACCCTGCGCCCCTGTGCTATGAGGACGATGATAGGCCAGAGGTGTTGAAGTACGTCCATTACCTTTACTTCTCCACACTGTTGTCCTGCATCACACTGGCTGTAGTGGTGGTGGTCAGTCTGGCCACAGAGGAGCCCAAACCAGAACAG atTAGTCGCCTCACCTGGTTCACAAGGTTCGACCCAGTGGAGCCCAAAGAGCAGGTCTTCTCAGTGGAGCAGAGTAAAAAGACAGAGGTGATAACTACTCCACCAAACAAAGCAGGGGTCACAGAAAAAGAGCAGGAGAGCACCAACGGACAAGAACATCATCAGAGGAGAG ATTCATCATCCTCCACGTCCAGCATCCAGAGTCAGTCCAGGTTGATGCGCGCCCTCTACTGGTTGTGTGGGATTGAGAGGAAGAACCAGGGAGATGATAATACTGGAAGGCCTCTGGTACCTGAACAGACTATCGGTTCTCTGGAAGAAAATCCAAGTCTCAAACTTGCTGTCAACATCAACCTCCTGATTTGTTTAGCTGTAATCTGCTTTATTATTGGTTACTGGGCTTGA